The genomic stretch GGTATACGATATGAATGGTATGCCTTGCAAAGATGCGCTGCAACCTACTACTCCGAGTTTGAGAAGGAGAAGATTTTTTTTAAAGCAGTAGGGAGGAATTTAACGTTTGCAAAAGTAGATCCTGGAATAATGCTGACTGCACCAGCATCATTTTTAACAGGAAATAATCTGAATTTTATATTAGGTGTTTTATGTAGCAAATACACTACCTATTATGTAGAGCAGACATCAGATAAAACAGGAGCAGGAGATATAATGCTTAATGTTCAATCATTTGAAAGAATAAAAATTCCCCCCATCACCCCAACCAACAAGCCCATCGTTCAGCAAATCGAGGCGTTGGTGGATAACATTCTCGCCGTCAAAAAACAAAACCCCAACGCTGACACCACCGCCTGGGAGCGGGAGATAGATGAACTGGTGTATAAATTATATGATTTAACGGAGGAGGAGGTAAAAATCATTGAAAATAATATAAACCAATCAGTATAGGAGGTAGATATGAAAAATTATAAAATTTTACTCGATACCAATATAATTATTCACAGGGAAACTGAAAAAATTATCAATCCCGATATAGGAAAATTATTTAACTGGTTAAGCAGAATAGAAACTAAAATCTATTATCACCCGATCACTAAAGAAGAACTAAATCAACTTAAGAATAAAGAAAAGAAAAAAACAATTAACATAAAATTGGAATCTTATGACGAATTAATTGTTCAAAATGAATTAGAACCTGAGGTTAAGAAAGTATCAGAAGAATTTGACAAAACAACCAATGATAAAAACGATACTTTGCTACTGAATGAAATCTACAAAGGAACTGTTGATATACTTATTACAGAAGATAAAAAAATTCATCAAAAAGCAAAACTGTTGAACATATCTGATAAAGTTTTTACGATTGAAAGTTTTTTAGAACGTGCAAATATTGAATCCCCAGGTATGACTGAATACAAAGTATTAAGTGTTTATAAATCTTTTTTTGGGAATATTAATTTAAATGATAATTTTTTTAATTCATTTAAAGAAGATTATCCAAAGTTTGGAAAATGGTTTAGAAGAAAATCAAATGAACCCGTTTATATTTCAACTACTGAAAATGGTGAATTGTGCGCATTTCTATACCTTAAAGTAGAAGACAAGGATGAAAACTATAGTGATATTGATCCAATTTTTCCAATAAAGAACAAGAGATTAAAAATTGGAAGCTTTAAAGTTAGTTTAAACGGCTATAAATTAGGTGAACGATTTTTAAAAATTATATTTGATAATGCTATAAAACAAAATGTGGATGAAATTTATGTTACTATTTTTGAAAGAAGTGAAGAACAAAGGAGATTAATTGCCTTATTGGAAGAATGGGGCTTTTATAAATGGGGTTCAAAAACAAGTACAGGTGAATTAGTCTATGTAAGAGATTTTAGCAAAAGATTTGATATTAACGATCTTAAAAAAACATATCCTTTTATATCGCTTCGTGAAGATAATAACGTTTTTATAGTTCCAATCTGGCCTGTTTATCACACAGAATTATTGCCCGATTCTATTCTGCGAACAGAATCCCCTGATAATTTTAAAGAAGACAAACCACATAGAAATGCAATTTCTAAAGTTTATATCTCTTACTCAATAAATAGAGATATTAAAAAAGGCGATATAATACTTTTTTATAGAACAGCAGAAGAAGGAAAATCTGCTTATTATTCAGCTTTAATAACAACCATTGGAATCGTTGACGAAGTAATTGACAATATTAAGAGTGAGGATGAATTTATTTCAAAAGCAAGAAA from Thermoflavifilum aggregans encodes the following:
- a CDS encoding PIN domain-containing protein, whose protein sequence is MKNYKILLDTNIIIHRETEKIINPDIGKLFNWLSRIETKIYYHPITKEELNQLKNKEKKKTINIKLESYDELIVQNELEPEVKKVSEEFDKTTNDKNDTLLLNEIYKGTVDILITEDKKIHQKAKLLNISDKVFTIESFLERANIESPGMTEYKVLSVYKSFFGNINLNDNFFNSFKEDYPKFGKWFRRKSNEPVYISTTENGELCAFLYLKVEDKDENYSDIDPIFPIKNKRLKIGSFKVSLNGYKLGERFLKIIFDNAIKQNVDEIYVTIFERSEEQRRLIALLEEWGFYKWGSKTSTGELVYVRDFSKRFDINDLKKTYPFISLREDNNVFIVPIWPVYHTELLPDSILRTESPDNFKEDKPHRNAISKVYISYSINRDIKKGDIILFYRTAEEGKSAYYSALITTIGIVDEVIDNIKSEDEFISKARKRSVFNEEELKKWWNRKNKNKPFLINFLHIYSFTPKQRSKLIRKNLLHLGILTGEENELRGLKKITKEQLKTIIKEANIDESYFIY